The following proteins come from a genomic window of Sardina pilchardus chromosome 1, fSarPil1.1, whole genome shotgun sequence:
- the LOC134078915 gene encoding histone H4 yields the protein MSGRGKGGKGLGKGGAKRHRKVLRDNIQGITKPAIRRLARRGGVKRISGLIYEETRGVLKVFLENVIRDAVTYTEHAKRKTVTAMDVVYALKRQGRTLYGFGG from the coding sequence ATGTCCGGCAGAGGCAAAGGAGGAAAGGGTCTTGGAAAGGGAGGCGCAAAGCGTCACCGTAAAGTTCTTCGTGATAATATCCAGGGAATCACGAAGCCTGCAATCAGGCGTCTGGCTCGCCGTGGTGGTGTGAAGCGTATCTCTGGTCTCATCTACGAGGAGACCCGTGGTGTGTTGAAGGTTTTCCTGGAAAACGTGATTCGTGATGCAGTCACCTACACCGAGCACGCCAAGAGAAAGACCGTGACTGCCATGGACGTAGTTTACGCTCTGAAACGCCAGGGTCGTACTTTGTACGGTTTCGGCGGTTAA
- the LOC134091886 gene encoding histone H2B-like, with amino-acid sequence MPDPAKPAPKKGSKKAVTKTAGKGGKKRRKSRKESYAIYVYKVLKQVHPDTGISSKAMGIMNSFVNDIFERIAGEASRLAHYNKRSTISSREIQTAVRLLLPGELAKHAVSEGTKAVTKYTSSK; translated from the coding sequence ATGCCAGACCCAGCTAAGCCTGCCCCTAAGAAGGGCTCTAAGAAAGCCGTGACAAAGACTGCAGGAAAAGGAGGCAAGAAACGCAGAAAGTCCAGGAAAGAGAGCTATGCTATCTACGTCTACAAAGTCCTGAAACAGGTCCACCCTGATACCGGTATCTCTTCTAAGGCGATGGGTATTATGAACTCCTTCGTGAACGACATCTTCGAGCGCATTGCTGGAGAGGCTTCCCGCTTGGCACACTACAACAAGCGCTCCACCATCTCTTCCAGGGAGATCCAGACCGCAGTGCGTCTGCTTCTGCCTGGTGAGCTGGCCAAGCATGCTGTGTCAGAGGGAACCAAGGCCGTGACCAAGTATACCAGCTCCAAGTAG